The proteins below come from a single Stomoxys calcitrans chromosome 1, idStoCalc2.1, whole genome shotgun sequence genomic window:
- the LOC106091402 gene encoding glycerol-3-phosphate phosphatase isoform X2: MYVRAKCHGVLWVYGDVLPGAAEVMNRFKEMGKKIFFCTNNSTKTRKELLVKSHNMGFNITEEEVISTAHSLAAYLKNRNFNKKVFVIGSEGITKELDAVGIDHTKVGPEHMPGSLQQYLSNHFKLDDNIGAVVVGFDEYFSFPKMTKAASYLNNPECLFIATNTDERFPMPNMVVPGTGSFVRAIETCAERKATVIGKPNVAICEHLIKDGTIVPERTLMIGDRCNTDILLGYNCGFQTMLVGTGIHQLNDVDSWKASDDPELHKLLPDVYLPKLGDLLPYM; encoded by the exons GTTCTATGGGTGTATGGCGATGTTCTACCCGGAGCCGCCGAGGTTATGAATCGTTTCAAGGAAATGGGCAAGAAAATATTCTTTTGTACCAACAATTCAACCAAAACTCGCAAAGAACTTCTAGTCAAATCCCATAACATGGGTTTCAATATAACCGAAGAGGAAGTTATCTCCACAGCACATTCCCTGGCGGCCTACCTCAAAAAtcgtaattttaataaaaaggtCTTTGTTATTGGTTCCGAGGGTATAACCAAAGAATTGGATGCTGTGGGCATTGATCATACAAAAGTTGGACCTGAACACATGCCTGGCTCGTTGCAACAATATCTATCGAATCATTTCAAGCTGGACGACAATATAGGGGCTGTAGTTGTGGGCTTTGATGAATACTTTAGTTTTCCCAAGATGACGAAAGCGGCCTCTTATCTTAATAACCCGGAATGCTTGTTTATTGCCACCAACACAGATGAACGATTTCCCATGCCCAACATGGTAGTACCTGGAACTGGTAGTTTTGTGCGAGCAATTGAAACCTGCGCTGAGCGTAAGGCTACCGTTATAGGTAAACCTAATGTGGCGATTTGTGAACACCTTATCAAGGATGGCACCATTGTTCCTGAAAGAACGCTGATGATTGGTGatag ATGCAATACTGATATACTGCTGGGCTATAATTGCGGTTTCCAAACTATGCTGGTTGGCACTGGTATCCACCAATTGAATGATGTGGATTCTTGGAAGGCCTCCGACGATCCAGAACTACACAAATTGCTACCAGATGTGTATTTACCCAAACTGGGAGATTTATTGCCATACATGTGA
- the LOC106091402 gene encoding glycerol-3-phosphate phosphatase isoform X3: MNRFKEMGKKIFFCTNNSTKTRKELLVKSHNMGFNITEEEVISTAHSLAAYLKNRNFNKKVFVIGSEGITKELDAVGIDHTKVGPEHMPGSLQQYLSNHFKLDDNIGAVVVGFDEYFSFPKMTKAASYLNNPECLFIATNTDERFPMPNMVVPGTGSFVRAIETCAERKATVIGKPNVAICEHLIKDGTIVPERTLMIGDRCNTDILLGYNCGFQTMLVGTGIHQLNDVDSWKASDDPELHKLLPDVYLPKLGDLLPYM, translated from the exons ATGAATCGTTTCAAGGAAATGGGCAAGAAAATATTCTTTTGTACCAACAATTCAACCAAAACTCGCAAAGAACTTCTAGTCAAATCCCATAACATGGGTTTCAATATAACCGAAGAGGAAGTTATCTCCACAGCACATTCCCTGGCGGCCTACCTCAAAAAtcgtaattttaataaaaaggtCTTTGTTATTGGTTCCGAGGGTATAACCAAAGAATTGGATGCTGTGGGCATTGATCATACAAAAGTTGGACCTGAACACATGCCTGGCTCGTTGCAACAATATCTATCGAATCATTTCAAGCTGGACGACAATATAGGGGCTGTAGTTGTGGGCTTTGATGAATACTTTAGTTTTCCCAAGATGACGAAAGCGGCCTCTTATCTTAATAACCCGGAATGCTTGTTTATTGCCACCAACACAGATGAACGATTTCCCATGCCCAACATGGTAGTACCTGGAACTGGTAGTTTTGTGCGAGCAATTGAAACCTGCGCTGAGCGTAAGGCTACCGTTATAGGTAAACCTAATGTGGCGATTTGTGAACACCTTATCAAGGATGGCACCATTGTTCCTGAAAGAACGCTGATGATTGGTGatag ATGCAATACTGATATACTGCTGGGCTATAATTGCGGTTTCCAAACTATGCTGGTTGGCACTGGTATCCACCAATTGAATGATGTGGATTCTTGGAAGGCCTCCGACGATCCAGAACTACACAAATTGCTACCAGATGTGTATTTACCCAAACTGGGAGATTTATTGCCATACATGTGA
- the LOC106091395 gene encoding glycerol-3-phosphate phosphatase — MLKDPINLDSEGDKQRQANWLESYNVILTDCDGVLWYDDEVIAGVPETINALQAKGKKIYFVTNNGTKTRAELCEKARRMNFNIEETQIIAPTFSIAEYLKLNLKRKDKVYAIGSSALGKELAALEIPFFGLGPDPVKPIWVDVLQAIDRQTKSDTIGAVVVAFDEHISYNKLMKASNFLGQNEKCLFLATNADAVSKFPMYCIPGTGAILKAIETCVGREALIMGKPNPLVCEHLVQSGKIKPERALMIGDCYKTDVSFGKNCGFSTLLVGTGRYKWNDVEELVKQGSKEFIPNFYISSLSDLKAFL; from the exons atgttaaaagatCCCATAAATCTGGACTCTGAAGGCGATAAGCAAAGGCAGGCAAATTGGCTGGAGTCATACaatgtcatattgaccgattgcgATG GTGTTTTATGGTATGATGATGAAGTCATTGCCGGAGTTCCCGAAACCATCAATGCCCTGCAAGCTAAGGGAAAGAAAATCTATTTTGTTACCAATAATGGCACCAAAACTCGCGCCGAATTATGCGAGAAAGCTCGACGCATGAATTTTAACATAGAAGAAACTCAAATCATAGCTCCCACTTTTTCGATAGCCGAATATCTCAAGCTTAATCTGAAAAGGAAGGACAAAGTCTATGCCATAGGCAGTTCGGCCTTGGGCAAGGAATTAGCAGCTTTagaaattccattttttggtttGGGCCCTGACCCTGTAAAACCTATATGGGTGGATGTATTGCAGGCCATAGACAGACAAACTAAATCGGATACTATTGGAGCAGTGGTGGTGGCTTTCGATGAGCATATTAGTTATAACAAATTGATGAAGGCTTCCAATTTTTTGGGTCAAAATGAGAAATGtctatttttggcaacaaatgctgatgctgtatccaaatttcccATGTATTGTATACCTGGTACTGGGGCTATTTTGAAAGCCATTGAGACTTGTGTTGGCCGCGAAGCTTTGATTATGGGCAAACCAAATCCTTTGGTATGTGAACATTTGGTACAGAGCGGTAAAATTAAGCCAGAGAGAGCCTTAATGATTGGCGATTG TTACAAAACCGATGTCTCATTTggtaaaaattgtggtttctccACTCTACTGGTTGGCACTGGCCgctacaaatggaatgatgtTGAGGAACTGGTTAAGCAAGGCAGTAAGGAATTCATacccaatttttatatatcTTCCCTAAGTGATCTGAAAGCTTTTCTTTGA